The Alkalihalobacillus sp. TS-13 genomic interval CAAAACAGCATTTGCATTCATTGTGTTAGGAAGTTTATTTTTACCGATTTTCATTCTTTCAATAGGGTGGTTCGAGTTACTTGGTCCCTTCCTATCCGTTTATGGCCAAGGTCGATACATACTTGGGATGAGTGGAAGCTTCTTGCTCATACCGGTTTACGGATTTTTAGCACGAGGTCTCTCATCTCGCTTGTTTGTTTGGTTTTCATATATAACTTTATCAATCTGTGTTGGATTTTTACTTGCATCCTTCAGCCTTCCAGTAGATGGGTTTTATATGGGGATAATGTTATATAATGGACTTTTGCTCGTAAACTATCATTGGTTAAAGAAACGAGAAGTGTTGAAGCTCTTTTTCAATGAACTCGTCTATTTCGCACAAATTAATCTTGTCTTCTCGACTCTACTCATGCTCTTTTTTTATGAAAACAATACGTTTTACAGCTTCAATCTATTGTTAACTGCAATATTATATTTATCTATGATTTATGTCAGCAGGCAAAAAGAATATCATTTCATATTCAGCACAATGATTGTATATGGCGCTTATCAATTGATTGAATATTCGTTTCTAGAAACATTCAGTGCCCTGTTTTATGCAGTACTAGGGATTATATTTTTAGTACTCCCTCGTTTCCTGGATGAGCAATTTCCATTGAAAAAGGTATTTCACTTAACAAGTGCTGCCGTTTCTGGCTTTGCCTTCCTTTACATCAGCTATGAAGGTATTTTATTAAGTATGAACGAGCCATCTTATCTATTGATGCTGGCATATCTTATTATTGCTGGAAATTTCATATACCTATCAAATGTTAACAAAGTGCGTTTGTTTATATATCTAAGTCCTGTATTTTTAGCGGCTTCCTTGTATGAAGTTGCATTGAAAATCGATCAATGGATACAATTCGACACATTCTTATTACCTGCATTTTTCATCGGGTTTATTTTACTTGTATGCTTTGGATATATACTTAAATTTCCTCTGCTTCAAGTAATTCGTAATAGTTCAAAAGATGTTGGAATCAGTATTATGCTGGTTACAATTATTGCAAACAGTACTTTTGACCACCCCTGGGAGCTTGGCATCCAATTTCTTTTTCTGGCCATCTCATCGTTTATTGTTATGGTTTCCGATAGTCATACCCTTTACAAAAAAATAGCTCCATTGATCCTTCCGGCTTCACTCGGATTTGCATTTACATTCTTTGGAGAAGAATTACGCAGAGCATCGATTTTATACTATACTGAACTCGGTATTTCGATGAACTTTGTGTTAGGGAGTTTGGTACTGATTCTAAGTTATTTTGCTTGGAAATCAATTGGACGAAACACACTTGCACTGTATTCCTTTTATATCGCACAAGGTTTTTACACGGTAGGTATTCTCTCAGCTTTAACCTTACCAATTAATGAAACATGGGTACGGCCGATTGTCTTGTTAGCTGGTATTGGAATTTATTATGCATTATATAAAGTGACGAACTATAAGGGGATGTCCTATGTCATAGGGATGACATTCCTTGTATGGTATTTCACTTTAGTACGCGCCTCACATCTAACATTGGAATTTACTAGTTTCACGGAATCCATACAGCTGACTCTCGGAGGAGTGTTCCTTCTGGTTATCACCGTATTGACCCGAAAAAATGAAATTATCTTATCGAACGGATTAGCGTGGGTGGCCCACTGTTATATTCCTTTTGCATTGTTGTCCACGTATATCCATTACAATGAAAGATCACTCTGGAGTTTTCTAGTCGCTGTGGGAATATACGCGGTAAGTACCTATATGGCACATACAGAGTGGAAGATCAAACCCTTGCTGTATGGAACCTTTACGACATTGTTCATGACAGTGTTTGTAATTCTGGAAACATTCCAGTACGAAGACAAGGTTCCATATGCTTTTCTGTTTACAAGTCTATTGATTGTGATTTTCTGGGAAAGCACCAACAAATTTTATAAAAGAAGGACTTCCTACTATCTTGTTCCCTTTTCTATATTAGGCGTCGGTTCTTTTCTAATAGTCGATCCATATGGATGGCTTACATTCATCTTTACTGTAATCTATTCAGTTGGATTACTCATTTTCCTACATAAAGTAAAATGGGATCTGTTCGCTTCACTTCCACTTTTGTTGATTCTTATCGGTACTGGCCGGTTTTTAGAGATGTCGGATATGGAAGCATCTTTCAAAATTCTTCTAGCAGCAGGTATCGGCATTTGCTTATTATTAAGTGGACAATTCATATACAAATCCATCTATAAAATTGAGGATGGTCGGTTAAAGCAGTTTGATAGCTACACAATTGTTGCGTTCATTTTCTTTGGGTTTTTATATACCTTACACCATGATTTGATTTGGTTGAAAGCTTTACCGGGTATCTTGATCTCGATTGGATTATGGATTCAAAGACCCCGTGTTCCCACAAGCTGGTTCAGGTTTGTTATATTTCTTTCGGGAGCATATTTGCTGCAGCCTTATTATGCTTTAGTAAACGCAATTATACTTCCACCTTTATGGAAGCAAGAAATTTATGTTTTACCGTTGATTATACTTGTGGTTTTTCTTCGCCGTTGTATGGAAGGAAGATATAAAAAGATCACAAGTCAAATCCAATGGGCAGTTCTTTTGATTGTTTCAGTATTACTTATTAAAGATGGACTGGAAAGCTCGACAATTTACGATGCGCTTATTCTTGGATCGCTTTCCCTATTATCAATGCTTACAGGAATGTTTAAACGGATAAAATCTTATTTCTTTATCGGGGCAGGTGTATTATTGCTTAACGTAATCTTACAAACCCGACCATTTTGGGGAAATCTTCCATGGTGGGGTTACCTCCTCATTACTGGTTCACTACTCATTTTCGTAGCAAGTTATAACGAGTGGCACAAGCAAAAAACGTCTAAAGGAAAATCAACCATTTTAACGGTATTCAAGGAGAAAATCATCAAAAAGATCGCACGTTGGGATTAAATAATTATTTAAAAGAAGGGCTCACACATACAAATGAACAGCCCCCTGTAAAGTAGACAGTTAAAATAATTAATAAAACGTTAAGCGGCTTTAAACCTATACTCTATAGGATTAAGGCCGTTTCGTCCTTTTTGTAATCGTTCATAATTGTAAAAGTGTATGTACTCATCAATTGCCGAAGAAAGTGCTTCTAATGTATCATACTTGGATAGATAATATTTCTCAGACTTTAAAGCCCCCCAAAAAGATTCCATCGGTCCATTATCGATACATTTCCCCACACGTGACATACAGTGTGTCATTTCAGCCTTCTCAACCCGTTTTTTAAATCCCTTTGAAGTATACTGATATCCGCGATCACTATGGATTAAAGGGTGCTGTTCCTCATTTAACTGTTTTGTAGCTTGATCCAGTGTCTTAAAATACAAGTTGATTGTTATTGGAATGCCCAAACACATAACTCACTATAGAGCCGTCATATAAATCGAGTATCGCACTTAAGTAAGCTTTCTTTGCTCGACCGTATTTGAATTCGGTGACATCCGTCACCCATTTTTCATTTGGCTTTTCTGTCGTAAATTCGCGGTTTAGAAGATTTTCACAAATATGATGTGGTGTAGAGGATTTATAGCGTTTTCTTTTCTTCCTTATTACTGACTGTATCCTGGAAATCTTCATTAAACGATAAATACGCTTGTGGTTCAACTTCTGATCGAACTTACGATTCATATTTAATGCCATTCGACGATAACCGTAGATACCGTTTACTTTCTCATGCAGGATGATCATCTCTTTGATGATTTTTTGATTGAGCCTTTCCCTTTCGGATGGTTCGCGATTCAGCCATTTATAGTAAGAGGATCGTGCGATCCTTGCGATCTCACATAGTAGTGAAATGGTATATCCCTCTTCTTCATGAAGCTGTTGAATGGCAAGGTATGTATCTTCTCCTCTTATTTGGCTTAAGTTCGCCTCCTTTCGATCTCTTCTAACTTTTTTAGGAATTTGTTTTCTGCTTTTAACCGTTCGTTCTCACGTTCCAGCCTTTTCATCTCAAGCTTGGTTTTTTCTTCCGGAGAAAGCTCATCTTCTGTTTTCTGCTTTCCTCGTTTGTCTATGAGTGCATCTTCTCCGCCACTTTCATACTTCTTAACCCATTGATAAACTTGTTGATAGGAGACTTCATATACTTCTGAAGTCCTGTTATAGTCTTTACCATTCTCTAAACAATAGAACACAATTTGTTTTCGCTCTTCCCAGGTGGTCTTTCTTCCTTTAGTCATAGAGAGTGACATTCCTTTCCCCGTATCCTCTAATCTCTTATGACTATTATAATGGTTAACCCATCGCATGAGCAGACTTCTGCTTGAAATGTGATGCCTTTTAATAATTTCATCCTGAGAGTAGTTACCTGATAAATAGTCTCTTACAGCTGCTTCCTTATCTTCTCCCGAATAAGGTTTCCAGCCTTTTGATGTTTCCAGCCCTTGTATACCAAGTTCGGTATAGCGATCGATCCATTTATAAAAAGAGGTTTTTGTAATTGTAAATTTGGAACAGATTTCTTTAATGGTTAAGTTCCCTTGTTCATAAGCTCTTATAACTTTAAGCTTAAATTCTACAGAGTAGTATTGTCTGGCCATAAAAAACTCCCCTAGGTAAACAGATTTTGTTTTTCATCTGTCTACCTTTAGGGGAGCATATCAAAATTGTGTCAGCCCTTTATTATTTAGTATATTTTTATACTTGAAATTCATTTGGGCGTTCATTTATTTTATCGAAGTGATACAGGATCGCTTCAACAATGCGACGCGATGCTTCTCCATCTCCATAAGGATTCGAGGCTTTTGACATTTTTTCATAAGCTGTTTGTTCAGTTAGAAGTTCATTTGCAAGCTGATAAATATTGTCTTCTTCTACCCCTGCCAACTTGAGTGTACCTGCTTCAATTCCCTCAGGTCTTTCCGTCGTATCCCTTAGTACAAGAACTGGAACTCCTAAAGAAGGCGCTTCCTCTTGTATTCCACCAGAATCTGTGAGAATAATATGAGCTCTGGAAGCTAAATTATGAAAATCGATGACACCTAGAGGTTCGATGAGATGAATCCGCTCATGGCCGCCTAAAATATCCTGGGCGACCTCACGAACTGCCGGGTTAAGATGGACGGGATAAACCACCTGAGTATCCTTATGCTCATCCACTATTCGGCGGATAGCTGAGAACATCTGGCGCATAGGTTCGCCAAGGTTTTCTCTACGATGGGCCGTCATCAAAATTAGACGGTCATCCTTTAATTTTTCCAGTACTTGATGCTGATAATTCTCTTGGACAGTCGTTTTTAAAGCATCAATCGCTGTGTTACCTGTAATGTAGATATCCTCTTGTTTTTTGTTTTCCTTAAGAAGATTGGCTGCTGAATTGTTTGTAGGTGCGAAGTGCAAATCTGCAAGGACACCTGTCAATAACCGATTCATTTCTTCTGGGTATGGGGAATATTTGTTACCCGTTCTTAAGCCTGCCTCTACATGTCCGACGGCGATTTGATTGTAAAATGCAGCCAGGCTTGCCACAAAAGAGGTTGTAGTATCTCCATGTACCAAAACAATATCCGGCTGAGCTTCTTTTAGCACTCCATCAAGGCCCTCTAATGCGCGATTTGTTACTTCCATCAAACTTTGACGTTGTTTCATGATATTCAAATCATAATCCGGAGTTACTTCAAATATCTCCAATACTTGATCAAGCATTTCTCTATGTTGTGCTGTCACCGTTACGATCGATTCAATTTCATCAGGATATTTTTCCAATTCAAGAACAAGCGGACACATCTTGATCGCTTCAGGTCTTGTCCCGAAAATCGTCATGACTTTAATCTTTCTATCCATACGGTTTTCCCCCTAACTTTCAACTATTTTCAATGGTACTTTTTCACATTACTTAGGTCAATTTTTTCTGAATTAAGTTGTGACTTAATTCAGTTGTCGGAATTTCTTATATATAAGGTGGTGTGCTAATAATACTCCTAAGATGGCTCCTGCACTATCTAAAATAACATCCTCGACATGAGGAGATCTTTGCACGGTGAACCCCTGGTGAATTTCATCGGAAGCAGCATAAATACTTGTCAGTAGCCATGAATAAAAAATGATTGGTTTTCTTGTTTTAATGGTGATTCTTAATGCCCTGTAGATGAGGAAGGCCAGAATTAAATATACCGTCACATGAGCCCCTTTTCGGATGAAAAACTCTATGTATCCCGCTTCACCTAGCCGATTGACACTTACTTCTTCGCCAGCATAATTAAAAGCCAGTTCAGAAAAATAAGTGGAAAACCATCCGAGTTCCACAGTATCAAGGAGCAATGGTTTGATATCTTGATCACTATATGGTTGGGATGAAGAATAAAAGATCATTCCCATCC includes:
- a CDS encoding DUF2157 domain-containing protein, with product MEFSRQERRRVFIKEISTLNEGNYITEKECERLLQAHNEFYVDSLAYEKQKQEQQHQQSVVTKDEEQNTPAEPAEPVKPVKAKKKLTVEEVRERNITWSLNLGVILLLIGGLFVATSNWETMSNWMKSGSIILVSGLFYGLAFITKRILKIDKTAFAFIVLGSLFLPIFILSIGWFELLGPFLSVYGQGRYILGMSGSFLLIPVYGFLARGLSSRLFVWFSYITLSICVGFLLASFSLPVDGFYMGIMLYNGLLLVNYHWLKKREVLKLFFNELVYFAQINLVFSTLLMLFFYENNTFYSFNLLLTAILYLSMIYVSRQKEYHFIFSTMIVYGAYQLIEYSFLETFSALFYAVLGIIFLVLPRFLDEQFPLKKVFHLTSAAVSGFAFLYISYEGILLSMNEPSYLLMLAYLIIAGNFIYLSNVNKVRLFIYLSPVFLAASLYEVALKIDQWIQFDTFLLPAFFIGFILLVCFGYILKFPLLQVIRNSSKDVGISIMLVTIIANSTFDHPWELGIQFLFLAISSFIVMVSDSHTLYKKIAPLILPASLGFAFTFFGEELRRASILYYTELGISMNFVLGSLVLILSYFAWKSIGRNTLALYSFYIAQGFYTVGILSALTLPINETWVRPIVLLAGIGIYYALYKVTNYKGMSYVIGMTFLVWYFTLVRASHLTLEFTSFTESIQLTLGGVFLLVITVLTRKNEIILSNGLAWVAHCYIPFALLSTYIHYNERSLWSFLVAVGIYAVSTYMAHTEWKIKPLLYGTFTTLFMTVFVILETFQYEDKVPYAFLFTSLLIVIFWESTNKFYKRRTSYYLVPFSILGVGSFLIVDPYGWLTFIFTVIYSVGLLIFLHKVKWDLFASLPLLLILIGTGRFLEMSDMEASFKILLAAGIGICLLLSGQFIYKSIYKIEDGRLKQFDSYTIVAFIFFGFLYTLHHDLIWLKALPGILISIGLWIQRPRVPTSWFRFVIFLSGAYLLQPYYALVNAIILPPLWKQEIYVLPLIILVVFLRRCMEGRYKKITSQIQWAVLLIVSVLLIKDGLESSTIYDALILGSLSLLSMLTGMFKRIKSYFFIGAGVLLLNVILQTRPFWGNLPWWGYLLITGSLLIFVASYNEWHKQKTSKGKSTILTVFKEKIIKKIARWD
- the wecB gene encoding non-hydrolyzing UDP-N-acetylglucosamine 2-epimerase; the encoded protein is MDRKIKVMTIFGTRPEAIKMCPLVLELEKYPDEIESIVTVTAQHREMLDQVLEIFEVTPDYDLNIMKQRQSLMEVTNRALEGLDGVLKEAQPDIVLVHGDTTTSFVASLAAFYNQIAVGHVEAGLRTGNKYSPYPEEMNRLLTGVLADLHFAPTNNSAANLLKENKKQEDIYITGNTAIDALKTTVQENYQHQVLEKLKDDRLILMTAHRRENLGEPMRQMFSAIRRIVDEHKDTQVVYPVHLNPAVREVAQDILGGHERIHLIEPLGVIDFHNLASRAHIILTDSGGIQEEAPSLGVPVLVLRDTTERPEGIEAGTLKLAGVEEDNIYQLANELLTEQTAYEKMSKASNPYGDGEASRRIVEAILYHFDKINERPNEFQV
- a CDS encoding VanZ family protein encodes the protein MLLWMGMIFYSSSQPYSDQDIKPLLLDTVELGWFSTYFSELAFNYAGEEVSVNRLGEAGYIEFFIRKGAHVTVYLILAFLIYRALRITIKTRKPIIFYSWLLTSIYAASDEIHQGFTVQRSPHVEDVILDSAGAILGVLLAHHLIYKKFRQLN